A single region of the Mugil cephalus isolate CIBA_MC_2020 chromosome 4, CIBA_Mcephalus_1.1, whole genome shotgun sequence genome encodes:
- the myl2a gene encoding myosin regulatory light chain 2a, with the protein MAPKKAKKRTAEGANSNVFSMFEQAQIQEFKEAFTIMDQNRDGFIDKNDLRDTFAALGRLNVKQEEIDEMLKEAPGPINFTVFLTMFGEKLKGADPEETILNAFKVFDPEGKGVLRKDYVTQMLTTQADRFSAEEMEQMFTAFPPDVAGNLDYKNLVHIITHGEEKDQE; encoded by the exons ATG GCGCCCAAGAAAGCCAagaagagaacagcagaggGAGCCAACTCCAATGTCTTCTCCATGTTTGAGCAGGCCCAGATCCAGGAGTTCAAAGAG GCCTTCACTATCATGGACCAGAACAGAGACGGCTTCATCGACAAGAACGACCTGAGGGACACTTTTGCTGCTCTAG GACGTCTGAATGTGAAACAGGAGGAGATCGACGAGATGCTCAAAGAGGCCCCCGGCCCCATCAACTTCACCGTCTTCCTCACCATGTTTGGCGAGAAGCTGAAAG GTGCTGATCCAGAGGAGACCATCCTCAACGCTTTTAAAGTCTTTGACCCTGAGGGGAAAGGTGTGCTGAGAAAGGACTA CGTGACACAGATGCTGACGACACAAGCCGACCGGTTCTCCGCTGAAGAG ATGGAGCAGATGTTCACTGCCTTCCCTCCAGATGTGGCAGGAAACCTGGACTACAAGAACCTGGTTCATATCATTACTCACGGCGAGGAGAAGGACCAGGAGtga